The DNA sequence tgtgtctttgtgcaGAAGAAACACTCAATCATGATCATCTTTATCATCATAACTGCATTGTTTTTACATTCAACGTCAGGTAAATAGagaattttatttctttttccacCGGCTTTCCCTTTAGAACCAAATGAAATCCTCTTGcacaaatgctttaaaggagaaggaaaccctttcagtgcaaaacccctcccccataGGCccatctccctcctccccccggcctaccccccccgggcaaatgtcctTAACTCGGTAATCACCCCTCTATGCAGGTCCTCTCTCGccgagttcacgggtgccatctttgtccgatcgatcttcttcctgtatttggcggcgcatgagcagtaggaggcatttgccggttggatctaTTGCGCATgccccgaaagtcacgaagtttccgaaaaaaaaaaaatcggacgaagatggcgcccgtgaacttggcaagagaggacctgcacagAGAgttgactaacaagttaggggcatttgcctgggggggggagggtttccttctcctttaagcaaagggTTTcagcagtggtataactagatgttactgggccccacagcaaattaattttagggcccccaacatatccagaggttatcctgttttaccaatatttattgaaataatataTGAATTAAAGCCTCATTAggccccctatgcctcctgggcccccctgtagccccagggtctgcttcctctgtagttactccccatGGTTTCAGGCCCCTATAGGAATAAGTTGTCTGCTAGATATTGTACTGTAacattcaaaaatgtaatgtttctcCCTCTCTTTCAGCTGTAAAGGTGCAATATTTAACCCTGTTCAAACCCAAAATGACGCTGCAGCTCGGCACCAGGAATATCATACCCTGTTCATTCCACACAAAGCGTCAGCTCAACCCTCTCAAAGTAGAGCTTGAGTGGGGCAAAATCCCAGTGGGTAAGGACAAGTACGTCCCTCTGATACGCCTAAAAGAAAACCAAGTGTCAACGCCCTCACCTGACCTACTGGATCTGTACGACCTTTTTGTGTCTGAGATTTCAAGAGGGAACTGTTCTTTGGTCATCCGCCACACCAAACCCCAAGACAGCGGCACATACATGGTCCGCCTGAAGGTCAAAGGAAAGCTATTTGAGCCTGTTCCATCGATCAAAATCAGACTTATGAATCTGCAAACAAGTATGTTAAATGGGGAAAAATCTATTTAGTGGGGGATAAAAATTGTAATATTGATCCACTTTGCTACCCATTGTATATGAGAAAAATCTCTGTGATGTAGATTATATGTTCCAATGTTGATGTAGGTGGAAAGCACAGGCGCTATTCTCATTGTATTtaaaagatgggtaataaaagtCAGGAACAAAATTCAAGGGAGCCTAGATCTGCATGACACACAGTTAAAGATTCATGTTCTCCATTTTGTTTTGGCAGGGACATCAATATCACATAATAGAGGGAATGATGCCAGAAACCTAAAAGGAACCAAAGAAGAGCCAACAGCAACCACCACTCAAATCACTACGACACTTCCAACGACAGTAACATATATAAATGGAAGTGATTTTATCAGCTGGTACATCCTCCCCAAACTCAAGGGCAATAAGACTGTAGCCCTTATTGTAGTGCTGGTTGTTGGATCTATACTTATTGCATTCTCTGTGCTGGGAGTCGTGGcatggtaagttttttttttgttatttatttataaagaaatgtataaatcaaATCTAGTTAGGACAACTTTGTCCACAGATTTCTAAAAATTCTCCCCAGCTGCATCTCATCAGAAATCTCATAATCCCTCTAAAACATGAGAGATAGGGAAATGTGAGACTTGAATCTGTTTAACTTTTCTTTATCTTTTCAGGGTTCTTTATTTTAAACTTCGGAAGAAAGTGCCACTTGGTGATGTAGAAAACCCAGTAGAAACAACTCCAATAGCAAGCTCTAATGGGTATGTATGCTTGAATTAAATTCTGTAGGTTTGCTAAGCCCACATCTTTCATATATTCCCATGTAATTGGGATATAATTCAGTACATGGCTTGACCATTTAACAAGTGGGACTTCAACAGGTGTGACGGGTAGCGATGCACAGcatcctccacaaaagattcagccaaccCCTAATTGCATCTGGTGTAAAGAGAGACTTGTGTGAAGTCACATTCAGGCAAATGCTGGATTCAGGGCAACCCTAGTCACTAGAACTGTAACATTTCATTCACGGGTTATAGATAGCATAATATGGAGATGGATTTCTAAACCATTCCATATTTCAGTACAACAGAAAACACAAGAAGTTATTTgcaccaaattaaaaaaacatattttggatTTTGGCATATATAACCTGTAACTTTATTATCAGGCTCCTATGACCCAGTTTATTACCAAGTGTTGATTTAGGAAGCTTTAAAAACCGGTGCCTTGTTATGTCTGTGCAGAAAGAACAAGGAATCTGAGAAAGAGAAAGCTCCTTCTGAGAAAGCAGAGAATGAAGAGGAATCAGATGGGGAGGAAGAAGTTGAGGAAGAAGAAGTGGAGGAAGAAGAAGTTGAGGAAGAAGAAGTTGAGGAAGAAGAAGTTGAGGAAGAAGTAGTAGAGGGACAGTAACAAGGGCCATTATATTCTGATGGAGAGACATTAGAGGCATTATCACATAAGAAAGATGAAAAAGAAGGGTCGACTGAACAAATCGACATTCTTTCATCTGTGAGATTCTCCCTGTCTGTACTATATCAATAAATAAGTTTAAACCTAATACAGTGTGTTTTCTGTTCtattcatttatacagtataaggatGATCAatgtaattttgtgttttttacattacTCCACTTAAGAGCTAAAATTGTTATGTTAACGGAAAGttacataaatataatttatggcAAAGGGATTCAGTATTTTATTTAGGCAGACCTGTACCAATAATTGGCCCTAAATAGGCAGTTTACATCCAATTTTAACATAACGTTCATTaacttatattaaaggggttgttcaactttaaattacattttagtaggatgtagagagtgatattctgagacaatttgcaattggttttcattttttattatttgtggtttttgagttatttagctttttattcgacaGCTTTCTaaattgctatttcagcaatctggttgctatgatccaaattaccctagtaacaatgcactgatttgaataagagactggaatataactaggagaataaaaagatgattaatgaaaataagcaataacaatacatttgtagatgtacagagcatttgtttttttagatggggccagtgacccccatttgaaagctgaaaagaatcagaagaaaaaggcaaataaataaaaaaaaactataaaaataatgaagacaaactgaaaagttgTGAAGAATtggccattagggatgtagcgaatggcggaaaaaatgttcgcgaacatattcgcgaacatgcgtccaaaaatgcgaacggttcgcgaacgtcgcgaaccccatagacttcaatgggaaggcgaattttaaaagctagaaaagacatttctggccagaaaaattattttaaagttgtttaaagggtgcaacgacctggacagtggcatgccagagggggatcaagggcaaaaatgtatctgaaaaatacattgttgacacagcgctgcgttttgtgctgtaaagggcagaaatcacactacgtcactcaggtgatgtttctggacacggaatgtgaaaaagctcacacagcttggtggcacttggttaaagactgggcaaacaatgcctgcaagggcaacgtatacagtagtggatacggaatatattattgctgctgtaaaaacatcactcaggtgatgtttatggacacggaattattattgttatttagacagaatgtgaaaaagctcacacagctaggtggcacttgcatacctcccaactgtccctcttttgaccactcaaccccctgtccctcttttgtactggaaagtccctcttttctctgcactgaacagccagaaaaaaaacagtttctaacttaattggcttttggcagagagctcagaacagctaacaggtgcaaataagatactttgtaacaattttgactctggttggtgctggtagtggtgaactactaggaggagcagcacaccagtccctcttttctctgaactgaacagccagaaaaaaaaacagtttctaacttaattagcttttggcagagagctcagaacagctaacaggtgcaaataagatactttgtaacaattttgactctggttggtgctggtagtggtgaactactaggaggagcagcacaccagtcccactccccaacacagctaggactaatagcactgggctcttatagtagcaaagtaaaaaaacaaaaaagaaaataaaagcagtccttacaaggactattgggttacaggcagcagtcagcagatgagagatcagaagcagtgcccacagcagctacatacagagcactgcagtagaaggtagattactagccagcaaagctacctaacctaaaatgtccctcaaatccctgcagagttctgtccctacaatacagagcagtatcaagtagattactagccagcaaagttactatcaactgtccctcaaatcactaacagctctctccctacactagctcttccaagcacacacaggcagaatgaaaaaacgctgcagggcttcagtttatatatggaaggggagtggtccagggggtgtgggggtggtccaggagggagagcttcctgattggctgccatgtatctgctggtctggggtgagagggcaaaaataagcgccagctaaggcgaacccaaattggcgaacgtcgcgcgacgttcgcgaacattcggcggacgcgaacggtcgatgttcgcgcgaattagttcgcgggcgaacagtccgcgacatcactattggccattctataacatactaaaagttaactgaaaggcaaacaactcctttaaaatggTGCCTAACAGCCCATGATGTTAAAACAATGTGATACTGTCCATATGCGTGCATTAAATTGACATTGCTTGTCTAAAATGTCCCACTGCAGAAAATTTAAGACTAGACAAATCCACTCCTCTGCTGCCCTGATTCATGTCcctgcacctggaagcattgtCTCTGCCTGGATGGCAAAATGTGGCGGATATCagcaaaaatttttatattttgtattaagcAGGGAAATGCAGTGTCTGCCTGCACCAGAACAGAGGCAATGTTtccaggtacaggatctgttaaatgaaaacctgttatccagaaagctccgaattatggaaaggcagtctcccatagacttttcaACAAAATGGAACACCAGTACCTTGTTGTGCTTCAAACAAGGTAATCCCAACTTTTATTGCAAGGTGCTTCAGACACTGCACACCCGATCAAACGTTTCAGGAACCCTTCCACAGTTCAAGGGCCATTTGTGTCCCGAAACTCTGTTTGGGTCTCCGTTTGAAGCACAGCAAGGTACTGGTGttccattttgtttaaaagtaTATTGCTGGCTAGGCCAGTACTGGTACCAGCACCTCTGCACAATTTATATTCTTTAAtcaagtctcccatagactccattttatccaaataattacattttttaaaaattatttcctttttctctgtattaataaaacagtagcttgtacttaatcccaactaagatataattaatctttattggaggcaacactagcctattgggttgatttaatgtttacataatttactagtagacttaaggtatgaagatccaaattgtggaaagatctgttatctggaaacccaggtccgagtattctggataacaggtcccataccaggcAGAGCAGCAGCAAAACCTTATGTTGCATCTCTGTATGCAAGGTTGATCCTGGATCCACAATTCCCTATTTATATTGCAGTGTAAATATTTAGAAGCTGGGCAGGGAGGGATTGTTGGAGGTTCTTGTTCAACTATGTTCTTTCTCTTTACTCTTACTGTCTTTCCTAATACCTTCTTCCTTATTGGCTGGTACCATGGAATTGGTCCATACAGTCGCTCCTAAACATCAGGCAATTTGATCTGAGCACCAGGGAGCTTGTGGGTAAGTGGGATTTGTGAGTTTTGTTGATAATACTTGGCTGGCTCTGGTCTCAAAACTGCAAAGCTTGGTTTCTCCCCACCCACTCAGCTAAATGATGGAGCACAATATCACCACATAATCAAAGACAAATTCCTTGACTTTattgctttaatgaaaaacatttgatgCAGAAAATGAGTTCTCTTTGTCTTTGGGTTAGTGCAATCAATGTAAAAAGAAAGTTTGGCTGAATTATTTTGTGTGTCCCCCAATGTCCAGTTAAACGTGTTTGAGTTCTAATTGTATAAGGCAGGGTTTGGAGAGGACAAAATCAAGATATAGCCAGAAATAATTCTACAGCTGGTCAGAGACAAATACAAAACCAGAACTGACAAACCCCCACCACTCCAGCTGCTCTGAACAACATCTCCCATCATCCTCAGAAGACAAGAAGAAAGTGCATAAACAATGAGCgttgcttgtcctttaaagtgcCCTAAGAGGAGCAGCTGACTTTCAAAAGTCTGGCCCATGCTGGGGGTGCGCTGGGTATATCCTGCTTCTTCTGCCGTTTTCTGCAGTAGATGAACCTGAGTTAGAAACCACAGATTCATAAAAATACGAGCTCTTAACACTGGAGTTTAAAAACCAACAAGGATAAGATCAACAGAGAATTCAAATTCAATCTTTAGGGCTCCTTTACAACTTGCACCCAATAGATTGATAATTAATTACAGGTCATTACCTCCGAGAAGTCGTTTGATTCAGCCTTGCGCACTTCTGATTGGAGACAGCATTTTAACTTACATGTAGGAGCTGTACCAAAACCAAGAGCTAATATGCAATGGTTCCAGTAAAAAGCAAAGCTAAGTGAGTGACAGTTGAGTGTGCTGATAGACAAGTCCTTTGGATTGGACGCTGTGACTTTGGCTGTTGGTGGGGAGCTACACCTGGAGGGCTACAGGTTACACATTCCTGGTGTATATGCTGAATATATCTAACAAATGTTAtacaatatgggggttatttatcaaagttctaatttaagaaaaagctctaatgaaaaaaactcaaattagcgAGCTCTGGGTtaatgacccgaaaactcaaattgataaaatttttggtgaaaaagtaTTCGAGCAAAACCCTCTAAAAacacttgaacatcatgaaggctattaacatcttcaaatggttcaagggacctctgccattgacgccaacacgacctcgacaggttttagatggtgtattttgggATTCAAGCCTTGGcatttccaaaaaaacttgaagaattggagggtttttttaaacactcaaaattactcaaaaataacatcaaaaattttatCTTGGAAAAcataactcaaaccttaataaatctgccccttagtgtttggtaTCTGTCCAATCTAAAAGCCTTACCATGGCTGGAAATGAAACTGTGTCCCTGTGGACATATTGTGCCAAACAGCAAAGATGTAGCAGAAATGTATGATAGTTTTTAACCAACTATTATAGCAAAATTCATAACTATGTTGCATTGTCACCTATTATAGCAAAATTATTTGTGGTGTAGGCTCATAGAGCCTGGTTTGGGGAAAAATTAAATGCCCCTTGTAAACACTATTCCTCAAAACCAGGAGGGAGCTCCAGTGCAGGTGTCATATGCTCAAAATGCGTGAGTGTACAGCTTGCTCACTTTGTGCACGTGTGTAATGCAGGATATGTAGACTCTTCTCCAATCATATGTCACAGGCAGGCACCTATGCGTGAACTGGGGGACCTGCTCCTTATGTATGTGTCCATGACCCAACATGGCTACCCGCACTGAGCGTTCCCTCAAAATGTTGATGGAATAGCACTCACAAGGggcattttctggcaaaaataaaattgttattgtgAATCTAAATTAGCCTGAACCTCTGGAGGCAGAAACAGTTTTGCTACaaaagttgccctttaattggGTACTAAAAACTGTAGAATACGTTTGAAGGTGTATGTTTTGCATCCTTTAAACTTTCATGAAGCATTTTGAATCTTTAATCATACATACCGTATTCCCAATGGTTAACCACTAGCTATGACATTACACATTTTGCCTGCTGTAATTTTAATCAATGGGGCTTTGTTATTGCATTATGTGTTTTGTGTCCTATTGCCTCTTATTTTTATAAACaggttgtttttgtttattttttttgtttgtagacTGTGCTTGCAGATTATAAATGCATGGAACAATCTCCACATGGCAGAAGCACCCAAAATGCATCAGGCCATCTGTTTTGATGTTACCATTTACTAGAAGTAAGGAAAGACCCTTATATTGCTGGAGCTGCTGCTGTTTCATGTATCCATAGCAGCTGAGCTTGGCTGTATTGCTTTCCTGTGTTTTTCCCACCATTCTAGTGTCATTTTGAATTAGCGATCTTAAACATCATCCTGCGCCTTCTTTTTTCATCCGTGTCCTCAAGATTCCTATGAAAATAGGAAGTATATTTGTTATCACATCATTGCTATCAGTGGAATACCAGCATTGGTAAGTGACAGTTCATGGAGCCTCAAACTGCTAGTTTTGGGGTGAGCTGACTGAGCAGCCAGCAGATAATGGAATAGGCTGAAGAATGAGTACAGTGTACACCTTAGACATTAGGAGGTAATACAGAAGCATCCAAATTGCTCCAGTCATTTGCTGTTCCAGTAAATGTATAGCTGAAAGGTTGGGGTTCTGATGATTGAGCTACAGAAGATTCAGAACAGCCGCCATGTTTACATAACTACAAACACAAAGCAGTTCTTGGGTAGGGCCTCAGCCTTAGAAGGGGTCCCTTAAAGGTCACCTGTGGGGCAAAAATATTTTCGTCAACCTAAGGCGTGGGCTAAAAGAGCCTGCACTGCGGTTGGGGGgcacagtagttttttttttgttttttgtttttttaaaacaattgccCCTCAGTGCGAGTGTCCTAGCAGTGGCAGTGGGCAATTTTTAACCAGGAACCTGCTTGGTGAAGCAATTTATTAAATGACATGATAAATGGAAGTCATTTTTATTAGTCagattattcttccactgtatagagcacttgtaaggccccatctagaatatgccgtacagttttggtccccatcgctcaaacaggacattattgtattagagagggtacagagaagggcaactaagctggtaaaaggtatggaaaatcttagctatgaggaaagactggccaaattggggatgttcacgctggagaagaggtgtttaaggtgtgatataactatgtataaatatataaggggatcatataataatctctctaatgctttatttaccagtaggtctttccatctgacacgaggtcacccattacgattagaagaaaagaggttccgcctaaatattcggaggggtttttttacagtgagagctatgaagatgtggaattctctccctgaatcagttgtacaggctgatacattagatagctttaagaaggggttggatagctttttagcaagtaagggaatacagggttatgggagatagctcatagtccaagttgatccagggactagtccgattgccattttggagtcaggaaggaatttttccccctctgaggcaaattggagaggcttcagatgggttttttgccttcctctggatcaactggcagataggtagttaataaaaaaaaaaaaaaaaggttgaactcgatggacatgtgtcttttttcaaccttacttactatgtatagATGCCCTACCTGTGGCCCTCCAGTTGTTGCACTACTGCCAGCGTCGGACTTCCATAATGTTCAGAATGAGACAGGTGAAGCGGCACATGCgcatttggagcaattttctgttcccCACACtagcgcatgtgccgaaactcacgaaaattgcagaatcgCCGGTCtctttccgaagattaccaaagctgCTGAAGATGGCGGACGTGAACTCCGTTGAACataatctgcacggaggggtaagtaaagagataggggcatttgccggggctgggggggatgagggaggggggtctatgtagggtaggagggtagggttttttattaagggtttgttgcTTCTttaaaattatgtgacttttcgtcacaaaacaagtaagtaaaaacatttttccctccccctccctgatttgcatatgcagattcagttttgtattaggccaaatctttcacaaaggcttctgcagtttggccaaatccaagataATGAATTAGGTACATtcctaattcaaatcaatgcatggttgctagggtaattctactctatttaaaggagaaggaatagcaatttacacttgggggtgccaaaagttaggcacccccaagtgactacttttacttacctgacaccccaggccggtgctcctatcagcaaaaaaacgcAACAGccccggggttcttctagcgaccaccatggagagatcctcttcctgcttcttcgggtctCCCCAGGGtcgagcatgcgcagtagagcgaaaagctggACTATAACGAAAAAGCCTtctatttcgctctactgcgcatgcgtctgccccgggaaatttgaaaaccgatggagcaggaagaggatctctctgtggtgttcgctagaagaaaaaaaaatattgaatgctattccttctcctttaagggataagCTACAGGTTTTGCAATTCTACAAGAGACAAAGGCAGGGTTATTAATGCAAAAAACtggctttttttgcagtttgcacactTCTCAGGAGgccataaatgacccccattagattacatttttatatatgctCTTCAGAACAACCATATAAATAACAAACTGCAGTTCTGCAAGCGACAGAGGCagcatgtaaagtgcaaaaaaactgccCGGTAAGCCATAGATGACCCCCTTTTACACTTTTCTacagccataaaaaaaacaaaaaaataaacttttgaaaGGAACCATATACCTACCACCTTACTCAATGATTGTTTATTAttcaatttaaaaacaagcatctGTTAAATCTGGGATCATATCCCAAAATACAGTTTAATTGTCACAGATCATAAAATGAATGTGCTCATGCTGAATTACTTGCCAAGTTACCCAAAAACTAAAAATCCATATATGATCTGTGACTATTAAACAATGTGCTTAACAAGTAAGGCATATTCGCTATATGTAGGTCAGGAATAGTTAACCTGAGAACCTCAAGCTGTTGTAGAACTACATCTCCCGGCCTTCCATCTGGCTTTGCGAGAAGATGCCGTGGGCTGTAAATGTGTAACAGCTGGAGTGCCTAATGCGGTTATTGATGTTATACTCTGATCAGTGACTACATCCAACTACTAGATATTCATTTTCTATAGCAGCTGATCGTACGATCCTGAGACTTAAACATGAACATTTGTCTTTATCTGCCATATGTGTATCATCTGTGCTCAGCGCCAAAGGCTACTAGGAGGCTTGCATATGCTTAGTGTGCTCCTCAATCAATACGACTGCATGACATAGTTGTTGGGAAATGGCTAATGATGCACTTATTCACCTGAGAGATTCAATTTTGATTTAATATATGATTTTAGATTGAATCGAAATATCAATCCATTTAACGTCTTTGTACTGTATGGAACCCCAATGTTagcacttttctttcatttctttgtctttttttagttgccataccacctttaatgttttttatgtatGTGTCAAGAGCTAAAATACTGAATAGGAAGTTTATGTTTACTTCCTATTTACTTGAAAATATTGCATTTACCACTATATGGAAATTCTGTAGAATCTAAAGTAGTTTTGCTTTGGGGTTGGGACTTTAAAGTAATGACCCTTGATGTCCCTGGCCATGACAGAATGGGGAGTATATAGAGAACACAATGAGTCATACTCATTACTCCTATAGTCATACTCAGTGTTCTCTATGGACTCCTTACCTTTGTCTTGTAAAAAATGTGATATCTACTTATAAGTGGTATGCTTATACAAGGTACTGAATGACAGGCtcggactggcctgccaggggcctgggaaaatacccggtgggccctggcatTGGTGAGCCCCTGGGGCCCTTGCTTTAATTAACTTGCTATGGCTTAGTAAAATAATTTACTATCTGTCTGCAGGCTTCCGCGCATAGTTACTGCCTACTGCCAGTAACTCTCTTATTGAAGTCGATGGCTGCGGGCCTGAGGCTGCTGATGCTGTTACCGCCTACCATGTGACCTTACTATGCATCTGTGCGTCACAGGCAGGGAGGCAGCCGGCAGGCAGGAAAAGCGCAGCCAACGTCCCTGCacccagggtcgaactgggctcTCGTGGGCCCTGCAGGCCCAGACCCGCTTTCCCCAGCGCTCCTTCATGACCTCCCAacacccccccagtccgacactgctgaatGATAATAAATGAACCCCAAGCATTCTTTTACAAAACTACCATGAAGGGGgacgatttactaacattcagatttctatatttttacgaatcaattttttttggtttacaatgtgtttcttttatttcttgaAAACGCTAAATTTCAAGATTTAAGGGTTTAATTTATTGTTGTATTGTTGTATTTCTCAAAAAGTTTTTCCAGGGTAGTTTCAccaaaaaactcaaagttttcgagatttattatgccctgaagctactaaacatcagaatctgaaaatacgccagctaaaacctgtcgaggtaatgtagaagtcaatggcagaagtctctTTAAcaagttttttgccttcatgattttctgattttttacactggtttgctctcgaaaacttgataaattcgaggtattcaaggtttttagcctacataaatttgaggtatttgagtttttttcctaactgcattgaattgagtttttacatgcaagttttttcacaaataagcaaactattcgaggtagaaaaaaactcacaaacctcacaaactcgacatttgaaaaataaccctcttcgtgtaaaatgtgtaaaaaaagtgTTAGTCTATTTGTCCATATTAGTCCACTGTGGGAGGAACTAGAAAGCTGAGGCCAGAATGCCtcacatcagtgcccaacctgaAATTCCTTTGAATGAAAGCAATTCTCACCAAAGCCCTAGCATTTTGTAGAATAGAACATCACAGTACAGCAGAGGGAcaccaacttcatattaaagaGGATGTTCACTTTTTTGGTAACATCTTTCCATGCTGTCCCAGTCAAAAAAGCATAATGCTTAGTATGCAGATGCCTGGAAACCTATTGGATGGTGTTCAAGTGAAACGTCACATTGGGCCTAGAACATAATTCAATGTGAAAACTTATCACATCATGtgaaaaagtctatgggaaaatctgatACTGAATGAGGAGGAGCTATTAATATATCCCATTTCTTTCTGAGCCTCATTTATTAATCCTTAAACCACAGTTTGTAAGAATAAAGGAATTCCTGGACTAACAATATAAACCTGATGAAtctaatggagaaaaaaaaggcaaagttgtCTTCACCGCTATATTTAAAACCATAaggcggggggtgcaatgaggctgtgaccacaagagTCAAGCAAACAAAtacaagtcctctgcactcaacccattatcaatatattaaggacattgagacattttggattcgcccgaaccctTCGCAAAAGATTAGGCCTAATA is a window from the Xenopus laevis strain J_2021 chromosome 6L, Xenopus_laevis_v10.1, whole genome shotgun sequence genome containing:
- the LOC108719250 gene encoding uncharacterized protein LOC108719250 produces the protein MFLNINHKTKKHSIMIIFIIITALFLHSTSAVKVQYLTLFKPKMTLQLGTRNIIPCSFHTKRQLNPLKVELEWGKIPVGKDKYVPLIRLKENQVSTPSPDLLDLYDLFVSEISRGNCSLVIRHTKPQDSGTYMVRLKVKGKLFEPVPSIKIRLMNLQTRTSISHNRGNDARNLKGTKEEPTATTTQITTTLPTTVTYINGSDFISWYILPKLKGNKTVALIVVLVVGSILIAFSVLGVVAWVLYFKLRKKVPLGDVENPVETTPIASSNGKNKESEKEKAPSEKAENEEESDGEEEVEEEEVEEEEVEEEEVEEEEVEEEVVEGQ